One genomic segment of Amycolatopsis sp. Hca4 includes these proteins:
- a CDS encoding GntR family transcriptional regulator, with amino-acid sequence MTVDASGLESARHLLERSGTAERVAAILRQYITDGVFAPGERLSEPAISAALGVSRNTLRESFQLLAHERLAVHELNRGVFVRELTTEDIEDLYVVRRTTECGALRRAAELSTVDLSPVERALADGREAAEAEDWPSVGTASIHFHQALADLAGSERLSATMRQVLAETRLFFVLNENTRAFYEPFLDCHEQILRDLRRGRFDAAEAALDRYLRDAEVRLLELSAPGTRRSGGTAGGS; translated from the coding sequence GTGACCGTCGATGCCTCGGGGCTGGAGAGCGCGCGGCACCTGCTCGAGCGCAGCGGCACGGCCGAGCGGGTCGCCGCGATCCTGCGCCAGTACATCACCGACGGCGTCTTCGCCCCCGGCGAACGGCTGTCCGAACCGGCGATCAGCGCGGCGCTCGGCGTCTCGCGCAACACGCTGCGCGAATCGTTCCAGCTGCTGGCCCACGAGCGGCTGGCCGTGCACGAGCTGAACCGCGGCGTGTTCGTGCGCGAGCTGACCACTGAGGACATCGAGGACCTCTACGTCGTCCGCCGCACCACCGAGTGCGGTGCCCTGCGGCGCGCGGCCGAGCTGTCCACTGTGGATCTTTCGCCGGTGGAGCGGGCGCTGGCGGACGGCCGGGAGGCGGCCGAAGCCGAGGACTGGCCGTCGGTCGGCACCGCCAGCATCCACTTCCACCAGGCGCTCGCCGACCTGGCGGGCAGCGAGCGCCTCTCCGCGACGATGCGCCAGGTGCTCGCCGAGACGCGGCTGTTCTTCGTGCTCAACGAGAACACGCGCGCGTTCTACGAGCCGTTCCTCGACTGTCACGAGCAGATCCTGCGCGACCTGCGCCGCGGCCGGTTCGACGCGGCGGAGGCCGCGCTGGACCGCTACCTGCGTGACGCCGAGGTCCGGCTGCTCGAGCTCAGTGCACCGGGAACACGACGGTCAGGCGGTACGGCCGGCGGATCGTGA
- a CDS encoding DUF5937 family protein, translated as MFKLRVDAETVARTRFSPSLAAESLAWLKLAADAGRHPVFGDPGPLARGALAHPDVALLLDLLPRPGEVYTPDLLTPQPGTATRPRELLDEQIARIEATTQDEVETQVLAHTQVHWTRPVPVTARRSVESGSMPRRLANGLARFWRDALAEDWAGLQTVLDRDITHRAQYIARHGVGGVLDSLHPSIGWAGDAITVVKPFDGEADVSGRELVLAPGVLSWPVISIQIDIPGQVVLCYPAQGVGTGAGHRPGRIAPVVGAARAALLADLSSARSTSELAARTGYSAGTVSYHLSALHRAGLVSKVRDGRYVLYRRTAQAVVLLESG; from the coding sequence GTGTTCAAGCTGCGGGTCGATGCCGAGACGGTGGCCAGGACACGGTTTTCCCCGTCACTGGCGGCGGAGTCCCTCGCTTGGCTGAAGCTCGCCGCCGACGCGGGCAGGCACCCGGTGTTCGGCGATCCCGGCCCGCTCGCCCGCGGTGCGCTCGCCCACCCCGACGTCGCCCTGCTCCTGGACCTGCTGCCGCGCCCCGGCGAGGTCTACACGCCGGACCTGCTCACCCCGCAGCCGGGCACGGCCACCCGGCCGCGTGAGCTGCTCGACGAGCAGATCGCGCGGATCGAGGCGACCACGCAGGACGAGGTCGAGACCCAGGTGCTCGCCCACACGCAGGTCCACTGGACCAGGCCCGTGCCGGTGACCGCCCGCCGCAGCGTCGAGTCGGGGTCGATGCCCCGGCGGCTGGCCAACGGCCTCGCCCGGTTCTGGCGCGACGCGCTCGCCGAGGACTGGGCCGGCCTGCAGACGGTCCTCGACCGGGACATCACCCACCGCGCGCAGTACATCGCCCGCCACGGCGTCGGCGGGGTGCTCGACAGCCTGCACCCGTCCATCGGCTGGGCCGGTGACGCGATCACGGTCGTCAAGCCGTTCGACGGCGAGGCCGATGTCTCCGGCCGGGAGCTGGTCCTGGCCCCCGGCGTGCTCAGCTGGCCGGTCATCAGCATCCAGATCGACATCCCCGGCCAGGTCGTCCTCTGCTACCCGGCCCAGGGCGTCGGCACCGGCGCCGGCCACCGGCCGGGCCGGATCGCACCGGTCGTCGGCGCGGCCCGGGCGGCGCTGCTGGCCGACCTCTCGTCCGCGCGGTCGACCTCGGAGCTGGCCGCGCGGACCGGGTACAGCGCGGGCACGGTGTCGTACCACCTGAGCGCGTTGCACCGGGCGGGCCTGGTCAGCAAGGTCCGGGACGGCCGGTACGTGCTCTACCGGCGGACCGCACAGGCCGTCGTGCTCCTCGAGTCCGGGTAG